The window CCACTCTTCCTCCTTTCACACCTCTCTTTCTCCTGCAACCTAATACTCATCAGCCCAGTGGCCGCCTGGCTATCTGAGGAGTGTGTCTTTATCTCTGAGATGAGGTGTGTTACAGCTTTGGGGAGTTTGAAAATGGAGCTGCTGGATTTATATATCACTTGTCAGAAGAAGGTAAAAGAAGCTGAATGaagatattatttttttgcagatgcattttggaagaaaaataaaactgatGCATATGGAATGCTCTTAACTGCATGCTTCTATAGCTCAATGCTTTATTGCTGTTTTGCATTGATAATGTCTCAAGTTAGATGAGACaaccttaaaatatatattttgagaAGTTTGATATCATGACACATTTAgttgaaaatatataaaatcgGCCAATTATGGAACTTTTATTGACATGTAACACAGTTGAAAAATAGTACAATGTCATTAAAGGGCTCCTCCAGTGATACAATATAAAGCTAGGGGACTTCAAATGATCAgaatcaaagcagcagaggctgagataTCCCATCTTTTTGTTTCGAGTATGGGTCAAGCGCCAACaaaaattaattatatatttccaATAATGCAACTTCATAGTGTCTTTGACTTCCCTTTAGATTACAGAGTCACATTCCAatattattttacaataactagACGTCGtgcaactgttttcacaggcaaGTGAAAACTTTTGAGTAGTTCATGACAAATAAACTCTCAACATTGTGTTAAATTGGTGAAGTACCCCTCTAAGAAGTCCGTTTTGGAGTAGTCTCCCCCTCAGCCACAGACTGAATCATGTTCAAAATCCTCATAGTTGATTCTGGTCTCATCCTTGCTCTGTTCAGCTAACTCAGACATCGAGGTCCTCTGTGGCTCTCAGACAGTACACCTCAAGATCCTCCTGTGTCCCGTCTATTTCAATGGATACAACGAATCACTGCTGGCCCTCAACTCAGAGCACTCCAAAGACCAGTGTAAAGGGACACCTGACTGGACAGCGGACCCGCCCATTGTCAAGTTCAACGTCTCCATCACAGAGGAGGCGATCACTTTCTGCTCCAGCAAGCTGATCGTAGGTTGTCTAAAAAAACTCACAGCAGATGCCACTCACACAACAGACTCTTAACAAACTCTTTTCCCTTTAAAGATCATTGAGGAGGTGGGAACCGGACTGTTTGCAGACTTCTCCAACGTCCAGCAAATCGGCATCGCAGGCATGATCTGCTCTGAGGACCCCAGCAAAGGAGCCATCACCTATCACCAAGAGGTGATGTACAGGTTCTTCTGCCGCTACCCACTGCAGTACCTGATCAACAACACTCAGATGAGCGTGTAAGtggcatttgctgtttaaaagtgcacacaaaaataaatgtaaaatttcaattGCTGTTGTGAGCAAAGGCAGGACAAAAAGTTTAAAGTATGATAGTTTGATGTAGCTTTGCTAATCAAAGATGAATTATGGTGGTTATTAAGTCCAATAATACAGATGCAGGAGTTTATTTGAAAGTTTGTGTTCTGCTCTTCAACCAACAGTTTTTCCCACCAATAGTATTCTGTTACATAGAagtgttttacttttttactaaTTTTAAATGGGACTCGAACCTTGCAGTCCAGTTCATTGCTGTTTCCATACCAGGCGGTGATGTTCCCCACCAGGGCGCTCCCAGGAGTAGAAATTCCTCAGTATTTGAGGGGATACCCTTAATTTCTCTGTTAAAAAAACAGTCTCTGCCTCGCCTTTCTCACCAGTAAGTCAGTATGCAGCGCCCAGGTCAGTCCCTCGTTGATGTGGACACCAAGGTACTCGAAGCTGTCCACCCTCTCCACCGAGGACCTGTTGATATTAAGGGGGTGTAGTTCCTTCCCTGCTTCTTCCAGAAGTTCACTAGCATCTCTTTAGTCTTTCTGACATTCATGagtaggttgttgttgttgttgtcttgaCACCAGCAGGTCAGGCCCTCTACTTCTTTCAGGTAGGCCTTTTCATTGGTGTCTGTGATCAGGCCCACCACAGCTGTGTCGTCTGTGTGATGATGGTGATTTTAGTTGAAAGTGGCTACACAGTGGTGTGTGTAGCAGGGGACTcaaaacacagccctggggtgcTCCGGTGTTAAGGATGAGGGTGGACGAGGTGTGTCCGCCCACCCTTagcacgtctgtctgtctgcgtgtcaGGAAGTCAAGGATCCACAGTGAGGTGTTTAATCCCAGGTCCTTGAACTTTGTGACAAGCCTGGAGGGAACTATGGTGTTAAACGCTGAACTAAATCTCACATAGCTTCCTTTCCTTTCCAGGTGAGATAGGGTGGTGTGGAGGATGTGTGCTATAGCGTCTGAGCTAAGGGGCTCACACACCAAGGAGATGACTAAGAACTAGTGGCGGCTAAGCCCGACTCTGATGTCACCTCATGTTTCTTCAAGTTGCCTGTGCCTTGGCCAAGACCGTGGCCTACTTTCAGAAGGGCTTGTTGTGTCCCTCCTGTATCAGATGAAAGATGACTcggttttttatgtttttttcccataatGATTTCCAGCTGCTGACAGAACTTTATTCGTCCAACAGGTCTGGGGTCAGCCTGGCAGTCAAAGACAATAATGGGAGTTTCATCAGCTCACTGAGCATGCGACTCTACTCGGTAAGAGGAGGGAGGTGACAACAGCTAGCTACTTTATGTGACGGTTAGACGGTTAGAAAAGTGTGAGGGACCGAGCACCATGGCTGCATTAAGGACCAAATTGGCATCGTCTAACCTTTTAGATGACTTCTTACTAGAAGTAAAAGCTATTTAATTAAATCAAGGAAACCATTTACAAGAAAACTAAACTGTTGCTCCTCTAACTCAAAGGACTGTGGAActgtgtttagtttagttaagaAGGAGGACATCAAATCACACACGCAGATTAGATTTATTTCCATGATTAAGGTATATATTCAACACAAAGATAAATAATATCATCAATAAAATTACTCATGCATTGAAAAAAATAGATTAAGGTTACTTTTCCGGGTTTCCCACTAGCCGTTATATGACCTTCTTCTGTTAAAGTTATAGCACGTAGTTTGTGTCGCCCCCATGAgcaattctaagtaatgacaacaaaactgtcagcgcggCCACATGATACAACACTAaactatcccgtaaatgaacgtcgtcgtcgatatagactagagtTCTTCCAATATAACAAAGATGGTCTGGTCTTTGAGATACTCAGGGCtctgttaaaatgtattgtagTCTTCATTGGTAGAGAAAAACAAGGAGTTGATTTACAGCAGAATGTTCATCTGGACTACACGGCATGGAGACAAATTATACTAACTATTTTCATGACAACTCCTATCACAGTAggaaaatgtgtaaataataaccttaatgatggctgaattccatttagaaCTGCTGCAGTTTCAGGCTcctggtgttgttcatgctggctcactgtcacactgccaTGGCTtcctgggacacttgaatacaACAGAGGCATCAGTAATGTTGTTACACCTGTGCTTACTGTGCGTCAAAATGTCAGATGAGAAAAAGGCAAATTAATCCTTATTCCTTtaccaaatacattttttttttctatcaaatTGCATTTTTAGTGGATTTTGTCCAGAATATATTTTGCAACATGCAGGTGTCAGCAATGACtttattaaaggaatagttcctCATATTGGGAAATAGACTTtattgctttcttgccaagagttagatgagaaggaTGATACCACTCTAATGTCTTCACACTGAATATTTTATGTATGCAATATAAAAATGACAAGACAGAATAACCCACATaaaatctcatttgtttaagtGTAAAATTACCATTTCTAGTTTAACATGGagttatgtgctggactatttctgGGCATAGTGACTTTCTTGAGTCTTTGGAGTCGGTCTTTCTTTCAGCTTTAAGTAAATTCTGAACATTTCTAAAAGTCACTTTAAACTAACCTTGATTCATCATAACATGATTGTGTATCTCtatcattttcttttatatagaaATTTTATAATTTCAAATTTTTTGACCTCAgggttgaggttctttcaatatGAAAGACTTGCTGGATTAAAACTGGAACCTTTGCTAAATGCTATATTCCATCTATATAGTGGCTAATATTCTATAGTAATGCTAATATTTTGGCTCTGCATCGTGTAGTGCAGACAACAAATTTAGCAGCAGTACCCCTCCTGTGGCCCTTCCCTTGTGTGGAGGGATGGCCAGTTCTAATCTGATGATGAACTCAAAGCATTCGGTCCAACACATCAATCGATTTAAACAacatccttctctctcttctgttaCTGGGCCTGAAGGACCGTGGCTACTCCTCCACACTGCAGATCCCTCCAGGAGGCCTGGATCTAAAGACCAGGATCTATGTAGAAGTCAAGGCGTCCAACCTCAGTAACAGGTACTTCCATAGGTGTAATTTACCCCCtcaaatatctaataataatttcctttacataaagaaaGATATTTGCACCAGAAAGATGCGTTGCacaaacgcaggactttcacccaggagaacaGGGTTTGAGactggggttcgtgtcccgcatgtcaggTTTCCTAAAgttactttcttcttttccgtcTCGTTCTTCCCGCATGTCccggaaccgtacgcccacccgcgaccttttccttaacttaaggggccgtgttcatttaacggaattcttccgtaggcccatcacggaatgttttgtgattccgtgaaactgccacagattttgagttaaggagccgtgttcatttcacagaattttgtgagatcaggttgtcctaccagactctggtccatttcattggccactctccattgacaagtgttaacttccttgaaggcaggtactctgttgaagtttaaaactattggatctgcccagagccactctggatctgccataaccaatcctACCTacctaacgtttggtcgtgacgtcggttTAGGATCGCTAGcattcgccttagccaactccttcaccactaacggagctagctggaaaatcaaactgttcccgaaccccgtgaggaggagggccacaacatcatggcccccaacaaacacaactcagcaaagattgttcttgctcggcctttaacttctggataatcggcagcgttgccacaacagaCCGAGTGGCTTCGCTTGCATCTTTCTCCGCAgccattacagaactacaactctagcgcacaacctcaacgtcatcgttctcagccactccctctgttcactgattggactggtaaagatttgaccggagaaaacccaagaacataccgcaaacccagtactgaaggaaaatgaaaatttagcgaaagtacgtaggagggcggagccctGCTATGCTGATTGTAtatttttggttaaaaaaaatatttgctcaATAAAGAACATACTGACATTTCAATCCTAAATATGTGGCAAAAAAATGGTACTCTGAGCATGTTAACCCAGGGATCTACACTGGCTTATCTCATTCAAATTCTAGGAAAGTAGTTTTCCCCAAACTCTACCTGTGCCAACATCCATAGCAAAGACTCTTCAGTCACAGATCTCACCTAGAATATGGGAAAATATGACTAGCTGTATCGATCTGTGCTGATACCAAAACTCCTCCTTGCAGATTCAACGTGCTCCTAGACCGATGTTACGTCACAACTTCGCTTTTCCACGTCACCACCACATATTACGATCTCTTTGTTGGGTGAGTTAACAGTCTACAGAGATGAAAAGTGAAACAACTCAATTCAGGTTAAGAGAAAAATAGATACTAGAAGTTTTTTCTGACCATTGAACCTCATCTCATAGTGTTCATCCATGGGAATTTTAATATCTCCTAAAGATCCATCCAGGTGGATGCTCCATCCAGAAAAATTGGAAACATTTTGGTTCTTTTCTAGTGTTCTCATTATATATTAACATGCAAATGTAAAGTTTACCAATGTGAATTAGATTATGCATGAAAAACTTCAAAAGGAGGAGGGTTAAATTATCAATCTGTTTTAGTGTTACCTGTGAACCGGGCCTATGCTAAACCAAAAGGGACCATGTCTGTTGGACAGAATCTCAAACATTTTGGTAGACTGAAACCGGGTAGTAATCTCTGGGCAAAAAATAACCACCATCTGTCCTCTTCAAGGTGTAACCGGGATGCCCAGACAGTAATGGGAGTCAACGGAGTGCAGCAGAAAGCCCGCTTCTCCTTCGAGGCTTTCCGCTTTGTCCAAAGCAAAGACGTAACTCTCTCCACCTACTATGTACAGTGTGCCACCAGGCTCTGTGTGAACTCTTTCTGCCCCAACCTCATTCAGGTCAGATTCTGCCTTGAGATGTTAAACCACACATCACAAATGCAAACCTTCCACCAGGCAAGAACTTTGATATTAGACAATTCTGCGAAACCCTGCTTTATGACAATGTTTTGTTCCTGCTTTCTACAACATCTACACATGGTTAAGGTTAAAGAAAGATCGTGGTTATGGTTTTTGAGGGGACGCAAACTCAGGTCTCTTACATGAAATCAGACAAGCTCCACATCCCAACTTCCATAACCATACTTTTTGCCTGGCCACATATAGATCACACATATAGATCACACTACTCCCTTCCATCCGATGACACTGAATGTTTGCATTGGATGCTAATCATAAGGTGCAGATTCGTCTATTGTGGACATAATTGCTTTGGGTAATAGGCTGCTCAATTTATATCATGCTATCCTAAATATAAAGTTTTAATTTACAGTAGTTAGTAATTTGAAGTTTTAATTTACGGCATAGTTATTTTTATGGAAAGCTGTATGGAAAAGTGTTGTTAATTTCCACTGCTACATCTCAAATTCGCTGtgtaaattagattagattagattagattctactttattgtcattgtgcagagtacgtgcaaagacaacgaaatgcagtttgcgtccaaccagaagtgcaaaaatgcagaaaagtgcaacgtgatatacaagtatagacaggcggtgcataggcaggacaagaaatatattgcagtgttgtaagagcagaataaatattaGTATGTAATATggacaatgtatgaacaacatgtactgatatgtgcaatgtagtagcagtgacattccatccatccatccatcttcatccgcttatccggggtcgggtcgcgggggtagcagctccagcaggggaccccaaacttccctttcccaggccacattaaccagctccgactgggggatcccgaggcgttcccaggccaggttagagatataatccctccacctagtcctgggtctcccccgaggcctcctcccagctggacgtgcctggaacacctccctagggaggcgcccagggggcatccttaccagatgcccgaaccacctcaactggctcctttcgacgcaaaggagcagcggctctactccgagctcctcacggataacacGGATaacctatctctaagggagatgccagctaccctcctgaggaaacccatttcggccgcttgtaccctggatcttgttctttcggtcatgacccagccttcatgaccataggtgagggtaggaacaaaaactgaccggtagattgagagctttgccttctggctcagctctcttttcgtcacaacggtgcgataaattgaatgtaataccgcacctgctgtgccgattctccgaccaatctcccgctccattgtcccctcactcacgaacaagaccccaaggtacttgaactccttcacttggggtaaggactcattccctacctggagaaggcactccattggcttcctgctgagaaccatggcctccgatttagaggtgctgatcctcatcccagccgcttcacactcggctgcgaaccgatccagtgagtgctaaaggtcacaggccgatgatgccatcaggaccacatcatctgcaaaaagcagcgatgagatccccagcccaccgaactgcaacccctctccaccccgactacgcctcgatatcctgtccataaatactacaaacaggattggtgacaaagcgcagccctggcggaggccaactctcacctgaaacgagtccgacttactgccgagaacccggacacagctctcgctttggtcgtacagagattggatggccctgagaagggacccctcaccccgtactcccgcagaacctcccacagtatctcccggggcacccggtcatacgccttctccagatccacaaaacacatgtagactggttgggcatactcccaggctccctccaggatccttgcagagtaaagatctggtccgttgttccacgaccagggacggaatccgcattgttcctcttcaacctgagattcgactatcgaccgaaccctcctttccagcaccttggagtagactttaccggggaggctgagaagtgtgataccccctgtaattggcacacaccctctggtccccctttttaaaaaggggaaccaccaccccggtctgccactacttaggcaccgtcccagacttccacgcaatgttgaagaggcgtgtcaaccaagacaacccctccacacccagagctttaagcatttctggacggatctcatcaattcctggggctttgccactgtggagttgtttaactacctcagcaacctccaccagggaaattgatgccaatccccctcatcctccagctctgcctctaccatagagggcgcattagtcggatttaggagttcctcaaagtgctccttccaccgccctattacctcctcagttgaggtcaacagcgtccccatccttactgtacacagcttggatggttcccctgcttccccctcctgaggtggcgaacggttttccagaagtaccttggtgccgaccgaaagtccttctccatgtcttctccgaacttctcccacacacgctgctttgcctctttcacggcagaggctgcagctcttcgggccccttcggtaccttgcaactgcctccggagtcgctctgggataacatatcccggaaagactccttcttcagtcggacggcttccctgaccaccggtgtccaccacggtgttcgtgggttaccgccccttgaggcacctaagaccctaagaccacagctcctcaacgcagcttcagcaatggaaactttgaacattgtccactcgggttcaatgcccccagcctccacagggatgcacgaaaagctccgccggaggtgtgagttg is drawn from Sander vitreus isolate 19-12246 chromosome 13, sanVit1, whole genome shotgun sequence and contains these coding sequences:
- the LOC144527437 gene encoding zona pellucida-like domain-containing protein 1 encodes the protein MWLVLLTYQLATLLVQAQHACIGHSTFRSPANSDIEVLCGSQTVHLKILLCPVYFNGYNESLLALNSEHSKDQCKGTPDWTADPPIVKFNVSITEEAITFCSSKLIIIEEVGTGLFADFSNVQQIGIAGMICSEDPSKGAITYHQEVMYRFFCRYPLQYLINNTQMSVSGVSLAVKDNNGSFISSLSMRLYSDRGYSSTLQIPPGGLDLKTRIYVEVKASNLSNRFNVLLDRCYVTTSLFHVTTTYYDLFVGCNRDAQTVMGVNGVQQKARFSFEAFRFVQSKDVTLSTYYVQCATRLCVNSFCPNLIQNCTTGTNSRRRRSANDNQDTTVSDMATVSSGPITIRTDIGENGNGLHSTMLAVSVVAGIVGVICLTLVAFIVYQRHNFNISSTK